One Lysinibacillus fusiformis genomic window carries:
- the hmpA gene encoding NO-inducible flavohemoprotein, which translates to MLKQETVQIIKATVPVLEVHGVAITKTFYKNMFQAHPELLNIFNHTNQEQGRQQTALANTVYAAAVHIENLEAILPAVMLIAHKHRSLGILPEHYPIVGEYLLKAIKEVLGDAATDDIINAWAEAYGVIADIFIQVEEELYQKAAVNGGWRLFKPLKVAKKEVESDLVTSIYFVNEDGSLLPAYEPGQYISLRVKVPGEEYLMNRQYTLSQATAEDGYRISVKRESDHTPNGKVSNFIHDVLQVGDLVDVSVPAGLFVLEETSAPITFVSGGIGVTPLNSMLQSLKDDAANEVNFIQCARNEKVVAFSDDIKEKVNTLPNATYTALYSDEDKLITKELLAESVANNTDVYVCGPSGFMEAVIKNLHEIGVADEKIHYEFFGPAMQLAK; encoded by the coding sequence ATGTTAAAACAAGAAACGGTACAAATTATTAAAGCGACAGTTCCAGTATTAGAAGTTCATGGTGTAGCAATTACAAAGACGTTTTACAAAAATATGTTTCAGGCTCATCCGGAATTATTAAATATTTTTAATCACACGAATCAAGAACAAGGGCGCCAACAGACAGCGTTAGCAAACACTGTTTACGCGGCAGCTGTTCATATTGAAAATTTAGAGGCTATATTACCGGCAGTTATGTTAATCGCTCATAAACACCGTAGTTTAGGTATTTTACCAGAGCATTATCCAATTGTAGGAGAATACTTATTAAAAGCGATTAAAGAAGTTCTTGGAGATGCAGCAACAGACGATATTATTAATGCATGGGCTGAGGCGTATGGTGTGATTGCAGATATCTTCATTCAAGTAGAAGAAGAGTTATATCAAAAAGCAGCGGTAAATGGTGGGTGGCGTTTATTCAAACCATTAAAAGTAGCAAAAAAAGAAGTTGAAAGTGACCTTGTAACTTCTATTTATTTTGTGAACGAGGATGGTTCTCTGTTACCAGCGTATGAGCCAGGACAATATATTAGCCTTCGCGTGAAAGTGCCTGGGGAAGAATATTTAATGAATCGTCAATACACACTTTCACAAGCAACAGCAGAAGATGGGTATCGTATTTCTGTAAAACGTGAAAGCGATCATACACCAAACGGTAAAGTATCAAACTTCATTCATGACGTTTTACAAGTTGGTGATTTGGTAGACGTAAGTGTTCCAGCAGGTCTATTTGTTTTAGAAGAAACATCTGCACCAATCACATTTGTAAGTGGTGGTATTGGCGTAACACCATTAAATAGTATGCTTCAATCTTTAAAAGACGATGCGGCAAATGAAGTAAACTTCATTCAGTGTGCTCGCAATGAGAAAGTTGTAGCATTTAGTGATGACATTAAGGAAAAAGTAAATACCCTTCCAAATGCAACATATACCGCGTTATACTCTGATGAGGACAAGCTCATTACGAAAGAATTATTGGCTGAAAGCGTAGCGAATAATACGGATGTATATGTATGTGGCCCTTCTGGCTTTATGGAAGCGGTTATTAAAAACTTACATGAAATTGGCGTAGCAGACGAAAAAATTCATTATGAATTCTTTGGTCCAGCGATGCAATTAGCAAAATAA
- a CDS encoding DUF1648 domain-containing protein — MYRPILKLPKTKYEKMWDYIGGGLFVVSILYIVMMWGKIPAEIPAHFNGAGEVNRWGSKIELLILPFIGIFLWVFLGLLEKAPHMHNYPARLNESNVEAFYLNSRKILNEVKNLCLILFAFISFQTVRIALEKVDTLGWWFLPCLLIGTAIQIIKGLVTSSKIK; from the coding sequence ATGTACAGACCGATTTTAAAATTACCAAAGACGAAATATGAAAAGATGTGGGACTATATTGGTGGTGGGTTATTTGTTGTGTCTATCTTATATATTGTTATGATGTGGGGAAAAATACCTGCTGAAATTCCAGCACATTTTAATGGTGCAGGAGAGGTCAATCGATGGGGTTCTAAAATCGAATTATTAATCCTTCCGTTTATAGGGATATTTTTGTGGGTGTTTTTGGGGCTACTTGAAAAGGCGCCACATATGCATAACTATCCTGCACGTCTAAATGAGAGTAACGTTGAAGCATTTTACTTAAATAGCCGAAAAATATTAAATGAAGTGAAAAATCTTTGCTTAATTTTATTTGCATTCATCTCATTTCAAACGGTTCGTATCGCTTTAGAAAAAGTAGATACATTGGGCTGGTGGTTCCTACCATGTCTACTGATTGGAACAGCTATTCAGATCATAAAAGGTTTAGTAACTTCTTCAAAAATTAAATAG
- a CDS encoding GNAT family N-acetyltransferase, with the protein MAVTLVKHNIKYAEAMHALSSMPQVRDALGLPAGKVEDTINFIKRECIDEEAGKTVPRVVLNEEGQVIGVTALMFIDHNKKSCHIGSWLGHEFWGKGYNLEAKNAILEIAFFELGLERVFAGARKVNIRSQKAQEKIPFIRLGVERNFPQEHSWLEVKEKQPCVLNVFEREDFVRHCTSLEKVEESRESYLPQLLIADESEVAVRQYMNDGDLYEIKCGEKLAGIALLIAHSTTTVELKNIAIVSAFQGRGIGKVALQKITAISASQGYKNIIVGTANSSIDNIAFYQKSGFRMEAIEKDFFGSYPEPIYENGIRALDMILFSKAL; encoded by the coding sequence ATGGCAGTAACTTTAGTGAAGCACAACATTAAATATGCAGAAGCGATGCATGCGTTATCTTCAATGCCACAGGTGAGAGATGCACTTGGGTTACCAGCCGGCAAAGTAGAAGATACGATAAATTTTATTAAACGAGAATGTATAGATGAAGAAGCAGGCAAGACTGTTCCTCGTGTTGTCTTGAACGAGGAAGGACAAGTCATCGGTGTGACGGCACTGATGTTTATAGATCATAACAAAAAAAGCTGTCATATTGGTTCATGGCTTGGTCATGAATTTTGGGGTAAGGGCTATAATCTAGAGGCAAAAAATGCAATACTAGAAATTGCGTTTTTTGAGTTAGGGCTAGAGCGAGTCTTTGCAGGAGCAAGAAAGGTTAATATTCGCTCCCAAAAGGCGCAAGAGAAAATACCATTTATCCGTCTAGGGGTAGAGCGGAATTTTCCCCAAGAACATTCTTGGTTAGAGGTAAAGGAAAAACAACCGTGTGTTTTAAATGTCTTTGAACGTGAGGATTTTGTTCGTCACTGCACCTCTCTAGAGAAGGTAGAAGAGTCACGGGAAAGCTATTTGCCACAGTTATTGATTGCGGATGAAAGTGAAGTAGCCGTTCGTCAATACATGAATGACGGTGATTTATATGAAATTAAGTGCGGTGAAAAATTAGCGGGTATTGCCTTGCTCATTGCACATTCTACAACAACCGTTGAATTAAAAAATATCGCCATCGTATCAGCGTTTCAAGGTAGAGGTATTGGTAAAGTAGCTTTGCAAAAAATTACAGCAATTAGTGCATCGCAAGGTTATAAAAACATTATTGTAGGCACGGCAAATTCCAGTATTGATAATATTGCTTTCTATCAAAAGTCTGGTTTCCGCATGGAAGCAATTGAAAAGGATTTTTTTGGTAGTTATCCAGAACCAATCTATGAAAATGGTATACGTGCCTTAGATATGATTTTATTTTCAAAGGCATTATAA
- a CDS encoding MBL fold metallo-hydrolase has translation MSVQRWSAADVAKKVIHKDELFILDVRNADAFEDWKIDGHKFEYLNIPYFELLDGVEGILQKIPTDKDVLVVCAKEGSSVMVAEMLAEAGFTVGYLAGGMKTWSEYLEPIKVGDLTGGGELYQFVRLGKGCLSYMVISEGEAAIIDAVRFTEVFINFASEKNVKIKHVFDTHLHADHISGGRHIAAATGAMYYLPPKDAEEVVYDYEPLVDGTSVQIGASKIDVGAVYSPGHTIGSTSFVVDGKYLLTGDILFIDSIGRPDLAGLAEDWVGDLRETLYKRYRELSDELVVLPAHFMIIDELNEDGTVAKRLGELFAENHGLNIEDEAKFRSIVTNNLPPQPNAYQEIRQVNMGKITPAQDEQTEMEIGPNRCAVR, from the coding sequence GTGTCGGTACAACGATGGAGCGCTGCAGATGTAGCAAAAAAAGTTATTCATAAAGATGAATTATTTATTTTAGATGTACGTAATGCGGATGCATTTGAGGATTGGAAAATTGACGGACATAAGTTTGAGTACCTTAATATTCCGTATTTCGAGCTATTGGATGGCGTAGAAGGAATTTTGCAGAAGATCCCGACTGACAAAGATGTATTAGTCGTTTGTGCAAAAGAGGGCTCGTCGGTGATGGTGGCTGAAATGTTAGCGGAAGCTGGGTTTACAGTTGGTTATTTAGCAGGTGGTATGAAAACGTGGAGTGAATATTTAGAGCCGATTAAAGTAGGAGATTTAACAGGCGGAGGCGAGCTTTACCAGTTCGTACGTTTAGGTAAAGGCTGCCTTTCTTATATGGTAATCTCTGAGGGTGAGGCAGCAATTATTGACGCGGTTCGTTTCACAGAGGTATTTATAAACTTTGCAAGTGAGAAAAACGTAAAAATCAAGCATGTTTTTGATACACATTTACACGCTGACCATATTTCAGGGGGACGTCATATTGCAGCTGCAACTGGTGCAATGTATTATTTACCACCGAAAGATGCAGAAGAGGTTGTATATGATTATGAGCCGTTAGTAGATGGTACCTCGGTACAAATTGGTGCATCGAAAATTGATGTAGGAGCCGTTTATTCGCCGGGTCATACAATCGGTTCAACATCGTTTGTTGTTGACGGCAAATATTTGTTGACTGGGGACATTTTATTTATAGATTCAATTGGACGCCCAGATTTAGCTGGACTTGCAGAAGACTGGGTTGGGGATTTACGTGAAACGCTTTATAAACGTTACCGTGAACTTTCGGATGAGTTAGTTGTGCTACCTGCTCACTTTATGATTATTGATGAGTTAAATGAAGATGGCACTGTGGCTAAACGTCTAGGGGAATTATTTGCTGAAAACCATGGTTTAAATATTGAAGATGAGGCAAAGTTCCGTAGCATTGTAACAAATAATTTACCGCCACAACCGAATGCCTATCAAGAAATTCGTCAAGTGAACATGGGTAAAATTACACCGGCTCAAGATGAGCAAACCGAAATGGAAATCGGGCCGAATCGCTGTGCAGTGAGGTAG
- a CDS encoding nucleoside deaminase yields the protein MNKWMERAVELALENVAQRGQPFGAILVKDGEIIGEGVNELHLRPDSTGHAELLALRRAQEKLNSIDLRGTVMYASGAPCPMCFGAMAMAGIDKAYFANSLADAIAVGLGRSSEVYADLQKTDTDRVFQMIQLPVEDEEKNPMHVWYKKHNND from the coding sequence ATGAATAAATGGATGGAACGAGCTGTAGAGCTAGCGCTTGAAAACGTTGCGCAGAGAGGCCAGCCATTTGGAGCTATATTAGTGAAAGATGGCGAAATCATTGGCGAGGGCGTCAATGAACTACATCTCCGTCCAGACAGTACGGGGCATGCTGAGCTATTAGCCTTACGACGTGCCCAGGAAAAACTAAATTCTATCGATTTACGTGGTACGGTGATGTATGCAAGCGGTGCACCTTGCCCAATGTGCTTTGGTGCGATGGCGATGGCTGGTATAGATAAGGCCTATTTTGCCAATTCACTAGCAGATGCCATAGCGGTAGGTTTAGGTCGCTCAAGTGAGGTATACGCTGACTTACAGAAGACTGATACTGATCGAGTTTTTCAAATGATACAGTTACCAGTAGAGGATGAAGAAAAAAATCCGATGCATGTTTGGTATAAAAAGCATAATAACGATTAA
- a CDS encoding Rrf2 family transcriptional regulator, with translation MRLTLYTDYSLRTLIYLGAKEDGQLSTIQEISDAYNISKNHLMKVTHQLGQLGYIETIRGRGGGIRLAIDPKTVTIGEIVRHTEEDFHLVECFDKENNLCKIAPECQLKGVLYEALQAYLAVLDRYSLDDFLHSKEKLMALLLGK, from the coding sequence ATGCGATTAACTTTATACACAGATTACTCCCTTCGGACACTCATTTATTTAGGAGCGAAGGAAGACGGTCAACTATCAACTATCCAAGAAATTTCTGATGCCTATAATATATCAAAAAACCATTTAATGAAGGTGACACACCAACTTGGGCAGCTAGGTTATATTGAAACGATCCGCGGACGTGGTGGCGGTATTCGTCTGGCAATTGATCCAAAGACTGTTACAATCGGAGAAATTGTGCGCCATACCGAAGAAGACTTTCACTTGGTGGAGTGCTTTGATAAAGAAAATAACCTCTGTAAAATCGCCCCTGAATGCCAGTTAAAAGGCGTACTATATGAAGCACTACAAGCTTATTTAGCTGTGCTAGATCGCTATTCACTCGATGATTTTTTACATTCCAAGGAAAAATTGATGGCTTTGCTGCTCGGCAAATAG
- a CDS encoding VOC family protein has translation MKSATTFLMFQGQAHDAIEQYKQWFTDLTVENLTYMEDSQQVAMAVLNLKGLKIMVNDSVIKHDFTFTPATSIFVECETLEEIGNLAAQILEGGQALMPLDNYGFSKQFTWIADRFGVSWQLTYN, from the coding sequence ATGAAAAGTGCTACAACATTTTTAATGTTTCAGGGACAAGCACACGATGCAATCGAACAATATAAACAATGGTTTACGGATTTAACAGTGGAAAACTTGACCTATATGGAAGATTCTCAGCAAGTTGCAATGGCTGTGCTCAATTTAAAAGGTCTGAAAATTATGGTGAATGATAGTGTCATTAAGCATGATTTTACGTTTACACCTGCCACATCTATTTTTGTAGAATGTGAGACACTAGAAGAAATCGGAAATCTTGCAGCACAAATATTAGAGGGTGGACAAGCATTAATGCCACTTGACAATTATGGCTTTTCTAAGCAATTTACCTGGATTGCGGATCGTTTCGGTGTTTCCTGGCAACTTACGTATAATTAA
- a CDS encoding rhodanese-like domain-containing protein, which produces METWIIIAIVIAFLVWRMKPTKGVQSISTAQLKTMLNDKDKVFVDVRTPAEFKGRNIPQFKNIPLGSSFTKLPKDKEIVVICQSGMRSSQACKQLKKHGFERVTNVRGGMGAY; this is translated from the coding sequence TTGGAAACATGGATTATCATTGCAATCGTTATTGCCTTTTTAGTTTGGAGGATGAAGCCGACGAAAGGTGTTCAATCCATATCGACGGCACAATTAAAAACTATGCTGAATGATAAGGACAAAGTGTTTGTGGATGTGCGAACACCAGCTGAATTCAAGGGACGTAATATTCCGCAATTTAAAAATATCCCACTTGGTTCTAGCTTTACCAAATTACCAAAGGACAAAGAAATTGTTGTCATTTGTCAAAGTGGCATGCGTAGTAGTCAAGCATGTAAGCAACTAAAGAAACACGGATTTGAGCGTGTAACAAATGTCCGTGGTGGCATGGGCGCTTATTAG
- a CDS encoding YdeI/OmpD-associated family protein, which translates to MQNKFKLKDGLSLTILNQPQEMILDGISHSGDAPYDRIISFVFSVDDMVTYLNSTLKANVLAEQGYLFFVYPKKGNKKYEQFIHRDEIFPAIQVDEEKYIVGSNYKFASLMSLDETFSILSIKRDSKARGKKKTANSQCVSDYESMVPQLREQLAENANDLAFYDGLTPGYQKDWARYIYSAKKEETQRARLDEMREITRQGFKTKELYRKAKSEEKA; encoded by the coding sequence ATGCAAAATAAATTTAAATTAAAGGATGGGCTCTCGCTTACAATTCTAAACCAGCCACAGGAGATGATATTAGATGGGATTTCACATTCAGGCGATGCTCCGTATGATCGTATCATTTCCTTTGTGTTTTCAGTTGATGACATGGTAACTTATTTAAACAGTACGCTCAAGGCTAATGTTTTAGCTGAGCAGGGCTATTTATTTTTCGTTTATCCGAAAAAGGGTAATAAAAAGTATGAACAGTTTATTCATCGTGATGAAATTTTCCCAGCCATTCAGGTAGATGAAGAAAAATATATTGTCGGTAGTAATTATAAATTTGCAAGTCTTATGTCTCTTGATGAGACGTTTTCCATTTTGAGCATTAAGAGAGATAGTAAGGCGCGTGGTAAGAAAAAGACCGCAAATAGTCAATGTGTTAGCGATTATGAAAGCATGGTTCCGCAATTGCGAGAACAGCTTGCAGAAAATGCAAATGATTTAGCCTTTTATGATGGACTAACACCAGGGTATCAGAAGGACTGGGCCCGCTATATTTATAGTGCGAAAAAGGAAGAAACCCAGCGAGCGCGTTTAGATGAAATGCGGGAAATTACAAGACAAGGCTTTAAGACGAAGGAGTTATACCGAAAAGCAAAGAGTGAAGAAAAAGCATAA
- a CDS encoding DsrE/DsrF/DrsH-like family protein, with amino-acid sequence MSNKVAIIASNGGLFDAYKVFNIATAAAASDKEVAIFFTFEGLNLIHKQGMHALPMPAGTEHLAEGFAKANVPAIPQLVEMAQELGVKFIACQMTMDVMGLTTNDFVDGIEVGGAVTFLEFAKDAAPSLTF; translated from the coding sequence ATGTCAAACAAAGTAGCAATTATTGCAAGTAATGGTGGTCTTTTTGACGCGTATAAGGTATTCAATATCGCAACAGCAGCTGCGGCTTCTGACAAAGAAGTAGCAATCTTCTTCACATTCGAAGGGTTAAATTTAATTCACAAGCAAGGTATGCACGCACTACCTATGCCTGCCGGAACAGAACATTTAGCTGAAGGCTTTGCGAAAGCGAATGTTCCTGCTATACCACAATTAGTAGAGATGGCGCAGGAATTAGGTGTGAAGTTTATCGCATGTCAAATGACAATGGATGTAATGGGTTTAACAACAAACGATTTCGTAGATGGAATTGAGGTGGGTGGCGCTGTAACGTTCCTAGAATTTGCTAAAGATGCAGCGCCGTCATTAACGTTTTAA
- a CDS encoding sulfurtransferase TusA family protein, translated as MNSNLQLDAKGLACPMPIVKTKKAMDTLTSGEILEVQVTDKGALADIPAWSKVGGHTILDQSEDAGVITFFIQKA; from the coding sequence ATGAATTCGAATTTACAGTTAGATGCAAAAGGTTTAGCTTGCCCTATGCCCATCGTGAAAACGAAAAAGGCAATGGACACTTTGACTTCTGGTGAAATTTTAGAAGTACAAGTAACAGATAAAGGTGCTTTAGCGGATATCCCAGCTTGGTCAAAAGTAGGAGGTCACACAATTCTGGATCAATCCGAAGATGCTGGTGTCATTACATTCTTTATTCAAAAAGCGTAA
- a CDS encoding DUF1801 domain-containing protein — protein sequence MSTYIEQVDEKWRDSLAKLVEVVESNLPDGFERTMNYDMLSYVVPLSIYPKGYHVTANTPLPFISLAAQKRHIAVYHMGIYADKALLSWFQEEYAKCVPTKLNMGKSCIRFTSTKNIPYDLIGDLVSKMTPAEWILKYEGELNK from the coding sequence ATGAGTACTTATATTGAACAAGTAGATGAAAAATGGCGCGATAGTTTGGCTAAGCTAGTGGAGGTAGTAGAATCTAACTTACCAGATGGATTTGAACGAACAATGAATTATGACATGTTAAGCTATGTTGTGCCGTTATCGATTTATCCGAAAGGTTATCACGTAACGGCAAATACTCCGCTGCCGTTTATTAGTCTTGCAGCTCAAAAGCGGCATATAGCTGTCTATCATATGGGCATATATGCAGATAAGGCTTTGCTTTCTTGGTTTCAAGAAGAGTATGCCAAGTGTGTACCCACAAAGCTAAATATGGGGAAAAGTTGCATTCGTTTTACGAGTACTAAAAATATCCCTTATGATTTGATTGGCGACCTTGTATCAAAAATGACACCAGCTGAATGGATTCTCAAATATGAAGGGGAGTTGAACAAATGA
- a CDS encoding sulfurtransferase TusA family protein yields MASEADFQLDAKGLSCPMPIVKTKKAMADLVDGQILEVLATDKGSKADIAAWAETVGHQYIGTTEEGAVLKHYIRKCANDTVTEKAFEPTIELAEMVGKSGLILDVREEVEFAFGHLDGAISIPMGDLAARISELDKEQEIYVICRTGKRSDFAAQKLVENGFTKVYNVLPGMTAWTGELIKTI; encoded by the coding sequence ATGGCTAGTGAGGCAGATTTTCAATTAGATGCAAAAGGGCTATCGTGTCCTATGCCTATCGTAAAAACGAAAAAGGCGATGGCTGATTTAGTAGATGGTCAAATTTTAGAAGTCTTAGCAACGGATAAGGGCTCTAAGGCGGATATTGCCGCTTGGGCAGAAACTGTAGGTCATCAATACATTGGTACGACAGAAGAGGGTGCTGTGTTAAAGCATTATATTCGTAAATGTGCTAACGATACTGTAACGGAAAAAGCGTTTGAACCGACTATTGAGTTGGCTGAAATGGTTGGAAAAAGTGGGCTTATATTAGATGTGCGTGAAGAGGTAGAGTTTGCCTTCGGTCATCTTGATGGAGCAATATCTATTCCAATGGGCGATCTTGCGGCACGTATCTCGGAGCTTGATAAGGAACAAGAGATATATGTAATTTGTCGTACAGGAAAGCGTAGCGATTTTGCAGCGCAAAAGCTTGTTGAAAATGGCTTTACTAAGGTATATAACGTACTTCCAGGTATGACAGCTTGGACGGGCGAACTAATAAAAACTATCTAA
- a CDS encoding rhodanese-like domain-containing protein, whose protein sequence is MKEISAKQVQQALEQGQVLKLIDVREVDEVKSGHIPGILHIPLGILEFRMHELNKNEPYIMVCRSSARSGRATQYLEDRGFDVTNMIGGMLAWEGEVQ, encoded by the coding sequence ATGAAAGAAATTTCAGCAAAACAAGTACAACAAGCATTAGAACAAGGGCAAGTTTTAAAACTGATTGACGTACGTGAAGTAGATGAAGTGAAATCTGGGCATATCCCAGGCATCCTTCATATTCCGCTGGGCATATTGGAATTCCGTATGCATGAGTTAAATAAAAATGAACCATATATTATGGTATGTCGTTCAAGTGCCCGCAGTGGCCGAGCTACACAATATTTAGAAGATCGAGGATTTGATGTTACAAATATGATTGGCGGTATGCTTGCTTGGGAAGGCGAAGTACAGTAA
- a CDS encoding methyl-accepting chemotaxis protein → MRFTIYKKLLLGFLIVIFVLIGTIGLNFKQLNSVNSTYRDLLEEQTTKSISIQELSAIAKQEIVSMRGYLLLGDKQSLQSNKDSRNEFKQKSDDLIASLETEKSIELLEAIIKSEENVQQFADRMFSLKNDGQTEQYEKLDSTQGRLIIKQFDERVENLANYQKEFVESKITATSNEIQSIKFQMILLGAFAVVISLIIAMVMGSIISRPINGMAKAAKKIAEGDLTAEQIRIKNRDEVGDLALAFNQMAQNLKDLITNVRHNTVQVSASAAELTASADQTIQATEQITSSIQEVASGSEAQGKNATESSEAMKIMTKGIQQLAATTAAVSELTIETNTEANKGNDSLQRVITQMDTINNAVLESAIVVKSLGNHSVEIGNIISIITDIAEQTNLLALNAAIEAARAGDHGRGFAVVADEVKKLAEQSKKSAEQIAGLISEIQQDTNRAVTVMDTGTQEVQIGIKVVKVAEEGFSKIVELIERVSMQIQEATTVSEEMSSSAEQIYASFDEIATIAQMSSANLQNVASASEEQLATIEEVAASSATLSTMAEELQTQVSRFKVQKEEAI, encoded by the coding sequence ATGCGATTTACTATCTATAAGAAATTATTACTCGGTTTTTTAATTGTCATTTTCGTTTTAATTGGCACGATAGGTTTAAACTTCAAACAACTGAATTCAGTAAATAGTACGTACCGTGATTTACTTGAAGAACAGACGACTAAATCTATTAGTATTCAAGAGCTCAGCGCTATCGCAAAGCAAGAGATCGTTAGTATGCGAGGCTATCTACTATTAGGGGATAAGCAAAGTCTACAAAGTAATAAAGACTCCCGCAATGAATTCAAACAAAAGTCCGATGACTTAATAGCATCACTCGAGACCGAAAAATCTATTGAATTATTAGAGGCCATTATTAAAAGTGAGGAAAACGTTCAACAGTTTGCAGATCGTATGTTTTCATTAAAAAATGATGGACAAACTGAACAATATGAAAAATTGGATAGCACTCAGGGTCGCCTCATTATTAAACAATTCGATGAGCGGGTTGAAAACCTTGCAAATTATCAAAAAGAATTTGTAGAATCAAAAATTACTGCTACATCAAATGAAATTCAATCTATTAAGTTCCAGATGATTTTACTTGGGGCATTTGCCGTTGTCATTAGTCTGATAATTGCTATGGTAATGGGTAGCATTATTTCCCGACCAATCAATGGTATGGCAAAAGCCGCAAAAAAAATTGCAGAAGGCGATTTAACAGCTGAACAAATTCGCATCAAGAATCGTGATGAGGTTGGCGATTTAGCCCTTGCCTTTAATCAAATGGCTCAAAATTTAAAGGACTTAATTACCAACGTACGTCATAACACTGTGCAAGTTAGTGCTTCTGCAGCAGAATTAACTGCGAGTGCTGACCAAACGATTCAAGCAACAGAGCAAATCACATCTTCGATTCAAGAAGTAGCAAGTGGCTCTGAAGCGCAGGGGAAAAATGCTACCGAGAGCTCTGAGGCCATGAAAATAATGACCAAGGGTATCCAGCAATTAGCAGCAACAACTGCTGCTGTTTCTGAACTCACAATTGAGACAAATACAGAGGCAAACAAAGGGAATGACTCACTACAACGCGTCATTACACAGATGGATACCATTAATAATGCCGTATTAGAATCAGCAATAGTTGTCAAAAGTCTAGGAAACCATTCTGTAGAGATTGGTAATATCATTAGCATTATCACTGACATCGCAGAGCAGACCAACTTATTAGCACTGAACGCAGCAATCGAAGCAGCACGCGCAGGTGATCATGGTCGTGGGTTTGCAGTCGTGGCTGACGAGGTTAAAAAATTAGCTGAACAGTCTAAAAAGTCTGCTGAACAAATTGCAGGTTTAATCTCAGAAATCCAACAAGATACAAATCGTGCAGTAACGGTGATGGATACAGGAACTCAAGAGGTTCAGATAGGTATAAAGGTTGTAAAGGTGGCTGAGGAAGGCTTTTCAAAAATCGTCGAACTCATTGAACGTGTATCAATGCAAATTCAAGAAGCGACAACTGTTTCCGAGGAGATGTCATCAAGTGCTGAACAAATATATGCATCTTTCGATGAAATTGCCACAATCGCACAAATGTCGTCCGCGAACTTGCAAAATGTGGCTTCAGCCTCTGAAGAGCAATTAGCAACAATTGAAGAAGTGGCCGCTTCTTCAGCTACACTGTCCACAATGGCTGAGGAATTACAAACACAAGTTTCTCGCTTCAAGGTGCAAAAAGAAGAGGCTATTTAA
- a CDS encoding metal-sensitive transcriptional regulator has product MAYDAKAANRVKRMEGQLRGILRMMEEEKNCKDVITQLSAVRSAVDRTIGVIVSENLLNCVTTAEGDSEKMNTAIQEAMDLVVKSR; this is encoded by the coding sequence ATGGCATACGATGCAAAAGCAGCAAATCGAGTGAAGCGAATGGAAGGTCAATTGCGTGGAATCTTACGTATGATGGAAGAAGAAAAAAACTGCAAAGACGTTATTACGCAGCTATCTGCCGTGCGTTCAGCAGTTGATCGGACTATTGGCGTTATTGTCAGTGAGAATTTGCTGAATTGTGTAACGACTGCCGAAGGAGATTCAGAAAAAATGAATACGGCTATTCAAGAAGCGATGGATTTAGTCGTGAAAAGTAGATAA